A genomic region of Rhodococcus pyridinivorans contains the following coding sequences:
- a CDS encoding SixA phosphatase family protein — MTRTLILLRHGKSAYPDDVDDHERPLSPRGRREAGLAGRWIRANLPEVDAVLCSTATRTRKTLAEAAVEAPVEYRDSLYHADPESLVAEIRGTADDVHTLLVIGHEPTLSATVLGLITDHSTDAAHQVAEKFPTSAIAVLTVSGSWSELSRGTAELVDFHIPR; from the coding sequence ATGACCCGTACCCTGATCTTGCTGCGCCACGGCAAGTCCGCGTACCCGGACGACGTGGACGATCACGAGCGTCCCCTCTCCCCCCGCGGACGCCGCGAGGCCGGACTCGCCGGTCGCTGGATCCGGGCGAACCTGCCCGAAGTGGACGCCGTTCTGTGCTCCACCGCGACCCGGACGCGCAAGACACTCGCCGAAGCAGCCGTGGAGGCTCCCGTCGAGTACCGCGACAGCCTGTACCACGCCGATCCGGAATCCCTGGTCGCCGAGATCCGGGGAACGGCCGACGACGTGCACACCCTGCTCGTCATCGGGCACGAGCCGACCCTCTCCGCGACCGTCCTCGGGCTCATCACGGATCACAGCACCGACGCTGCCCATCAGGTGGCCGAGAAGTTCCCCACCTCCGCGATCGCGGTCCTCACGGTGAGCGGATCCTGGTCCGAACTGTCGCGAGGCACCGCCGAACTCGTGGACTTCCACATCCCGCGCTGA
- a CDS encoding acyl-[acyl-carrier-protein] thioesterase: MATSTPSTDLPRTRPLTELPEQANPFSTERTVRTGDVDTDKRLRLDGIARYLQDIGTDNLAAVGASETDPLWIVRRTIVDVHRPAEYGRTLRLRRWCDALSTRWANVRVRFDDPGDAPDGPLIETAAFWIDIGPTTGAPTRISDGLFEHMARYAHDTRLKWTAWLPARAPDEVDDERVFPLRATDLDPFGHVNNAVYWHGLEELLPLRPDIPDAPYRAVIEHLRPVAAGETLTLRTTLREDGLTVWFTVEDHTRAVAWIGRKPDALRWTP; encoded by the coding sequence ATGGCCACGTCGACGCCGAGCACCGATCTGCCTCGGACGCGACCGCTCACGGAACTGCCCGAGCAGGCGAACCCCTTCTCCACCGAGCGCACCGTCCGCACCGGCGACGTCGACACCGATAAGCGACTGCGGCTCGACGGCATCGCCCGCTATCTCCAGGACATCGGCACCGACAACCTCGCCGCCGTCGGCGCGTCCGAGACCGACCCGCTCTGGATCGTCCGGCGCACGATCGTCGACGTGCACCGCCCCGCCGAGTACGGCCGCACGCTCCGGCTGCGACGTTGGTGCGACGCCCTGTCGACGCGGTGGGCGAACGTGCGGGTCCGCTTCGACGACCCCGGCGACGCCCCGGACGGCCCGCTGATCGAGACCGCGGCGTTCTGGATCGACATCGGTCCCACCACCGGCGCCCCCACCCGGATCAGCGACGGCCTGTTCGAGCACATGGCCCGCTACGCGCACGACACACGCCTGAAGTGGACGGCGTGGCTGCCCGCTCGCGCACCCGACGAGGTCGACGACGAACGCGTCTTCCCCCTACGCGCCACCGACCTCGACCCGTTCGGGCACGTCAACAACGCCGTCTACTGGCACGGCCTCGAGGAGCTCCTGCCCCTCCGGCCGGACATCCCGGACGCGCCGTACCGGGCGGTGATCGAACACCTGCGCCCCGTCGCCGCCGGCGAGACCCTCACACTGCGGACGACCCTGCGAGAGGACGGACTGACGGTCTGGTTCACGGTCGAGGATCACACTCGCGCGGTCGCGTGGATCGGCCGGAAACCGGACGCTCTACGGTGGACCCCATGA